Genomic window (Rosa chinensis cultivar Old Blush chromosome 6, RchiOBHm-V2, whole genome shotgun sequence):
ATCACACGGCCAAACAGCATCATGTAATTTGCATTACTTCAGAAAATATACTTACTATTTGAATATAAAAATCCAGTGATAACAGCCATGGAAGATAGTCTTCTTCCAAAGATAGTACATTCCAACTTGAAGCATACAACTTCAAACACAGAATATCATCCACTAAAAATTTCTGCTGCATGCAGCTATATAACTAAATGTTCCTATAGATGGAAGGATCACTTAGATTACAATACACCCTTAGACTCCTAACATGAATTCTAAACCTTGATGCCCCATCTGATCTTGTATCTTTCCCCAAATTATCACATCCCCTGCATGCTCCATAAAGTGTCAGTCATGTAATTGTCTGCTATCCAATCGCTTTCTGCAGTCTGGCAATCAAACTGTGAAGTGTCAAAAGAGGCCATTTCTGAAACAGGGTCAAAGCTAAAACCCTTCATGTCATAGTCCACATAATAATTGTCATTTAGAGCTTCAAAGGCATGGGATGAACTTGCTGGTTGTTCTTGAATTTGAGGCAGCTGTGAAATAAGAGAATCCGAGGAAAGACTACTATGACTTGGGCTTGAATTTCCAATTGGGGAATAATCAGATACGTGTGAGACCACCTTGCATGGTGGAGAAGAAGAAACTGAGTAGGTTTGAGGAGACAGAGAAGGAGCTACAGCAATTTGCGAATTActtagagaagaagaagaagggtctAAACTAAGTGAAGAAGGTTGCTCCATTTTCTGATGCAAAGTCGGCATCCAGAAACATCGAACCGCATCAAGAAACCTCTCGCTATTAGACTCAATATTAAGTTGGCGCACCTGTTTCTGTACCCTTGTTCTCCAGTAGGTCTTAATCTCATCGTCTGTTCTTCCTGGCAAATGTTGCGCTATTTTTGTCCACCTAAAATTCCCAGAGTGAGTACAAGAATCCAAAGAGTACTAAGTTAAGTATGTATGCTATAACTTTGACTAAAATTAGTAACTTTACCTGTTACCCCACTTGGAATGGAGTTCAAGGATCAAGAGTTGTTCTTGTGAAGTAAGGTTCCCACGCTTGGTGTTGGGTTTCAGATAATTAAGCCACCTCAATCTGCAGCTTTTTCCTTTCCTCTTCAATCCTGACCAAGTTGAATGAGAATTTGAGAAATGAGTTCATTGATAAAAAAGTTGTGACAGCTCAAAACTGTTCTTGTTACCTGCACATTTCGCTAAGGCATTCCAATGGCCTTCGCCGTGGTTGGCAATGTAATTTATGAGCAGGGTGTCTTCGGCAAGTGTCCATGGCCCTTTTCTCAGCTCATTCTCTTCTTCATTAGGACTTGTGCACACACTGTTTGCAACACCAGCCATGGCTGCTCCCTTAGTGTGTATGGTGTTTGTGaggaagggagagagaaagaaagaaagaggttCTACAAAGTTGTTTGTCTTGAGGAAGAGAAATAAAAGCCAGAGATTTATAGGGCAAAATGGAGTTCAAATCTAGAAAAGTAAAACCCAAAAGGAGTTTGTTCACATGGTTCTACCTTTCTAAACTAACCAAATTGGAATTTTTCTGAGATGAGGTttggttgtattttttttttctttttgaaggggtttggaacccagctaatctgggaggctcatccccacgcctgaCTTATTATATTAGAATTAAAGAGTTGCATAGAGGGGGACATGACGCATTGACCTCTAGCAATGTTACAAACATCCttatagagaacatcctgaataataacaggagtctcatctaaccagaCATCATTTAGATCATTTTAACTAGCAAGGTGTGCTAACCTATgagcaacaccatttgcttcacgcaTAATATGCCTAAACTGAGATGAGTGAAAAAATGTCAAATATGACCTACAATCGTCGATAATGCACCCAACCTCAGAAATGTCATCATGTTCTTGAGACATGGCTGCAATCACAAGGCTGCAATCACTCTCCAATTCAGCCTCCGCATAGTCCTGGTGAATAGCTAATAGTCCTGCCCTACAAGCCTCCGCTTCCATATGTAACGCAGAGCAAGCATGAGGTTTGGTTGTATAGGTTCAATGGGACTATTTGGCTTGGTGGCTAAGGTAGAGAAGTGGAGGACACAGCAAAATAACCCTATTCaatccagaaaaagaaaagggtggtgctatttgggtgtgtgttttctttattcacacaccccgtctatttttttattactttaattcaatttatttttacaaattactttaactaccctcccttacaatttattcacacaccctccctatttttcttgttcttataCATCAATACATGTAAAActgcattctcaaaaaaaaaaaaaaaaaaaaaaacgtgtaaAACTAGCATAGTAGTATGTGCTTATATATGCAATGAGgtatccagaaaaaaaaaaaaaaaaaatcaaagcgtCAACGACTTTAAAAttatcaatcaactcaagtcaaaACTATAATTAACACGCTGCCCataccaaaatcaaactaagacgaATGGAACGCACAAATTTAAAGCTCCTTGATCCACCAAATCACTGAGAAACTAACGAGCAATGGATTGAAATACACTAAATAATTTGAGATCTTACCAGGAATTATGGATTCAAAGGGGCTCAAATGATCACTAAATTCATATTTTTCATCcatgtctccattgcaaatcaaatgtaaaattttctccaaagaTGAGTCTAAAATTGCTTGCTCTGTCGTAATTGGACTTCAAAGCATCACATTAGAGAGATGgaatgactatgctagagaattttttatggaaaagaaaagaatgaatcACAAAAAATCCTCGTTTGCGAGAAAATAAGGGTTTAGAATTTGGCGATGATTGACTtgcaaaatagaaaaaataataataataataataatcagaATTGCAAAGGAGGATAGTTAAggtaatttataaaaataaattgaattaaagtaatagaaaagtAGATGGGGTGTGTGGATAGAGAAAATTGGTGTGTGTTAGACAAAATCACTCTCCTACATTGATTTCCTCTCCACAATCAAATCTGATTGTGTAACctccacaatcaaaactgattgtgtaaccctccacaatcaaaactgattgtgtaactatagattagttttgaatatttgtatttatagCATTGAATTATGTTGGTAATAGTAGAGCAGATCTTAGGTATATAATGGTACAATTGTAAACATACAAATCAATGAAAATCatatttaacatggtatcagagcgggttatccaCGTGtacatgcctaacggccacacgggctctatgtcacccaaagttgttcacgtgtatggcttgaaaattcgccacacgtgcaggggcgtgttgagaatatatacatcccacatgggaaaaatgggaccttgcctatgggtttaaaAGGGGTTGGACCACTCCATCCATttccaattggttttggatgtgaaccccagattactttatccaaaaccaattggcaatggatggagtggcccaaacccttataaacccataggcaacgtcccatttttcccatgtgggatgtatatattctcaacacgcccccgcacgtgtggcgaattttcaagtcatacacGTGAACAACTTTGGGTGCCCTAGACACAGCAACACAGAGAACGGTTCGAATGGTATTAGCCTAGGATCCTTACCTGTTCAGTTCTCCTTCTTCCTTTTCCAATATTCCTACATCTTCCTTTCGGTATCATACCTTCATCCAGCACCAGCAGCAGCAGTCTTCCTTTTTCCACCATCAACCACTGGCCAGAATTGTCATCATTTCTCTTAGTAGCAACAACAGTATTCCTTTTCCCACAACCTCTGTACACGATGCAACAAAACGTGCCTAGGTTGTTCTCTTCTCCTACATGGGCTTCCTATTCTTCTCAAGGTCCACAAAGGTTTTTCGGCCCAAATATTGCTCCTCCTTTTGCTGGAGTCCATTCTGCTGCTGATCCAACTTGGTACCCGGACACCGGTGCCACTCATCACATGACAACTATGCCTGTCAACAATCCACAATCTTATGTTGGGCCTCATAATGTATATATGGGTAATGGAGACTCACTGCCCGTTTCCCGTACTGGTAACCTTCCCTTGTCATTAGGTTCTTCCAACTTTTCTTTACAAAATGTCTTTCGCATTTCATCAATTCGTAAAAATCTTCCCTCTGCGGCTCGTTTCACCAAAGATAGTCTTGTTTTCTTCCTATTTGCTCcagatttctatcaaatctgtTGTTTACGAACTGGTCATTTGTTATTTCAGGGCCCATGCAAAGATGGTCTTTATCCTCTTAGCTTGTCTTCCGAGTCCACAGTCCCCCATGCACTTTCTTCTGTTGCCTCGTCTCTTTGACACAATCGCTTAGGTCATCCCTCCTCTTCCATTTTAGCTCGTTTAGGATCTATTCTTGGTTCCACTCTttcttttaattctttttgtaaTACTTGTGCACTTAGCAAGTCCCATCAATTACCTTTTCCTTCCAAACATATTTTTGTCTCTTCTCTATTTTCTATTATTCATAGTGATGTATGAATGTCTCCTATCTTATCTGTCACTGGCTTCAAATATTATGTTCTTTTTACAGATGAATACTCTTGTTATACATGGCTTTATCCTATGCGCCATAAAAATGAGGTCCTTACTCACTTTCAAAAATTGGTTGCCATGATTCGCAATATTTTCCACAGTTCTGTACAATACCTTCAAAGTGACAATGGTACAAAATATGTCAACCATGCCTTCTCCCAGTTTTGTGACTCTTCGGGTATCCAACAACGATTTTCTTGTCCatacactccacaacaaaatgggcTTGCTGAAAGAAAACATCGACATATTGCCACTATGGCTCGCACTCTACTTCTCACCTCAGGTGCTCCTCACAATCTTTGGGTTGAGGCTGTTCTCACATCTGTATATCTCATTAACCTTCTTCCCACTCCGACTCTAAGTTGGGATACTCCTCACACACGTCTCTATGGTCATCCTCCTTCTTATTCATCCCttcgtgtttttggttgctcATGTTTTCCTTACCTAGGTACAAATGTTCCCAACAAATTGTCTAGTCGTAGTGTCGAGTGTGTCTTCCTTGGTTATAGTCCCCAACACAAAGGTTATCGTTGTCTCAATCCAAACACCGGTCGTGTCTATGTCTCTCGTCGTGTTTTATTTCACGAAACCAATTTTCCCTACAAAAACTTGCAGGTACACGCTACTTCATCTTCAGCTACCTTCGAGTTCACTCTTTTCTCCAATTGAGTTAACATTGCACCTCCGCAGGCCATCCTGCCGAGCTCCATGTCATCTGGCTCATGCCCAACTAATCACCACATTGAGCAATCTGCCCTTCCTTCTCGCACAGAGCAGCCCAATGACCCAAGTCCAATTTCACAGCCCGATGCCCCAAGTTCATACTCTAGTCAAAATCCACCCTTGGCGTCTCTCGAATCAAACAGGCACTCCATTAATCTCGTGCTTCTGCTTCCCTCATCGCCACCCCCTGGTCGTGCTCCTCCGGTCGCTCCTCCGATCTTGACTTATCGCCGCCGTCACCGATCGGTGGATGCACCCGAGCCGCCTGCTCAGTCCACTATCGCTCAGCAATCTAACGATGACGCTCCTCTGGTCATCATCGAACGTCCAGTCGCCACTAACCCTCCATCACCGGTCGTTGTACCTccccctcctcctccaccaATTCCTGCACTAGCTCCTCCACCAGTCCCAGCGCCTCCTCTGCCGCCCCAAACATACCCCATGAGGACTCGACTCCGAGATGGAATCATCCAGCCCAGAATTCGCAGGGATGGCATTGTAAAGTATCCCATTCCAAAAGCTCTTTTATCTGTTATTCATTCCATGGAACCAACTTGTTATACTCAGGCTTCCAAAGATGTGAATTGGAGAGTTGCCATGACCGAGGAGATTAATGCTTTGTTGAAAAACCATACATGGTCCCTTGTTCCTCCCTCTCCATGTCAGCATATTGTGGGCTGCAAATGGGTGTTCCACATTAAGCGAAACCCGAATGGCTCGGTCGAGCATTACAAGGCCCGCCTTGTTGCCAAAGGATTCCATCAACAGCACGGGATCGACTATGGTGAAACCTATAGTCCTGTTATCAAGCTTGCTACCATTCGAACCGTTCTCTGTGTTGCTGTGTCTAGGGGTTGGCCTCTCCGTCAGCTGGATGTCAAAAAATGCATTCCTCCATGGCTGTCTTTAGGAAGACGTTTACATGACTCAGCCTCCTGGCTTCGTCGATTCCTCTCGGCCCTCCTACTGTAAGCTTCAAAAGGCACTTTATGGCCTCAATCAAGCACCCCGTGCTTGATTTCAACACATGAGCTCTTTTCTGCTTTCTGTTGGTTTTCGGCATAGTAAAGCTGACTCATCTTTATTCATCTATCAACATGGACAacatacaattttctttttactctatgttgatgacattgtcatTATGGGCAGCAGCGATCAACTTCTTCAAAGTTTTATTGATGCCTTGGGCCGTGGATTTGACATTAAAGATCTTGGTCCCCTTCACTATTTCCTTGGTTTACAGCTCAGGCCTCATTTCAATGGCCTTCacatcaatcaactcaagtaTGCTCATGATATTTTAGAGAAACATGATCTATTACTCAGTCAACCAGTGAGCACCCCAATGTCGGCAAAGGCTATTCTCACCACACATGATGGTGATCTTCTTGAAAATCCAACTGCCTTTCGTGAGATGGTTGGCTGCTTGCAGTACCTAACCATTACACGCCCTGACATCGCCTTTGCGGTCAATTCTGTGTCACAATTCATGTGTCAACCTCGTGCTCCGCATCTCATTGCAGCCAAACGTATTCTCCGCCATGTCAAAGGCACACTAGGCCATGGTCTCCATTTTGGTCCTCAACGCCAACCAGCCCACCTTTCTGCTTACTCTGATGCCGATTGGGTCGGTTGCCCTGAATCTCGCCGTTCCACTTCTGGCTATCTCATTTACCTTGGCAACACCCTTGTCTCTTGGTGTTCCAAAAAGCAACCTACCATTGCTCGCTTCAGTGCAGAATCTGAATATCGATCCCTTGCTCATTCCAGTGCCGAGACAACTTGGTTAGGCTTCTTACTATATGAACTTGGTGTCCATATTCAGTACCCCATTCTGCTTTACTGTGATAACCTAAGTGCCACATACATGGCTTCTAATCCGGTCTTCCACGCTTGCACCAAGCACATTGAGTTAGATTATCACTTCATTCGTGAAAAGGTAGCTCTTGGGAGTCATCAGGTTCATTTTGTCCCTTCCATCGATCAACCAGCTGATCTTCTTACTAAACCACTTCACAAGCAGCGCCATAATCTCCTGTGTACCAACCTTGTGCGTCTTGAGCCGCCCAGTTTGAAGGGGGGTGTTAGAGAAAATCACTCTCCTACATTGATTTCCTCTCCACAATCAAATCTACTTGTGTAACctccacaatcaaaactgattgtgtaACCTCTCCACACTCAAAACTAATTGTGTAACCTttccacaatcaaaactgattgtgtaactgtagattagttttgaatatttgtattTAT
Coding sequences:
- the LOC112174639 gene encoding MYB-like transcription factor EOBI codes for the protein MAGVANSVCTSPNEEENELRKGPWTLAEDTLLINYIANHGEGHWNALAKCAGLKRKGKSCRLRWLNYLKPNTKRGNLTSQEQLLILELHSKWGNRWTKIAQHLPGRTDDEIKTYWRTRVQKQVRQLNIESNSERFLDAVRCFWMPTLHQKMEQPSSLSLDPSSSSLSNSQIAVAPSLSPQTYSVSSSPPCKVVSHVSDYSPIGNSSPSHSSLSSDSLISQLPQIQEQPASSSHAFEALNDNYYVDYDMKGFSFDPVSEMASFDTSQFDCQTAESDWIADNYMTDTLWSMQGM